Part of the Streptomyces sp. NBC_00457 genome, CCGCATGCTGGACGAACTTCGTCACCGCGGCGGCGACGGCCTCTGGTGCGTCCATGAAGGGCCAGTGCCCGCTCTCATCGAGGATCACCAGTTCGGCGTCCGGGAAGGTACGTCGCTGGATCTCGGCCTGCGCGACGGGCAGGTACGGGTCGTGGGCACCCCAGATCACGAGTGCGGGGCGGCGCAACGGCCGCAGCACGGCGGAGAGCGGCCCTGTGGCTGCCGCGGCATCGGTCGCCCGGTAGAGGCGCAGTACGGCGCGGCGCGTGCGGCGGTCAAAGTCGTCGTACATGCGGTCCATGAACTCCCGCGGAAGGCCTCGCGGATTGCCGCGGCGCAAAAGGGCACGGAATGTGGGCCTGGTGGCGGTAGCCATGAAGAGCTCCCCCAACACCGGTGTGCGCCAGATCCGGGCCAGGGCGTGCCAGCGGTAGCCGAAGAGCACACCCGTATCGATCAGCACGGCGCTGGCGAAGCGCTCGGGGTGGGCGGCGGCCCACGTGAGGCCCCAGGGGCCGCCGAAGTCGTGGACGACGAGATGGGCGTGGTCAATGCCGAGGGTGTCGAGGGCCGTGCCAATGAAGGCGGCGTGCCCCTCGACAGCGTGCGGGAAGTCGCTCGGCTTGGCGGCTCGACCGAAGCCGGGGGCGTCCCATGCCACTGCGCGGCACTTGCCGCCGATGCTGTCGAGGAGTCCTATCCAGTCGGCGCTGGAGCCGGGGCTGCCGTGGAGGAAGACGACGGCCTCGCGATCGTCGGCCGGGCCGGACTCGCGCAAGACGGTGCGGATGCCGGCGACGCGGAGCTCACGTTCGCGAATGGACGAGGTCGTCATGGGGCCACCCTTTCGTTCGGTGTGACGGATATTCCCTGCGGGGCGGCTGTCGGCGAGCCTGCGGCGCAGTCGGCTGGGGGCAACCCGCAGCACCATGGCGGGCCGCCGCAGACGCCAAGGCGGATCGACCAGCGCGCCCACCCGCAGAACTGCTCGGTGACCGCGGGATCGTGGGCGCCCGCCGCCTGCAGCTGACCGACGTACGCGTTGACGACCCGCACCCGAGCGGGCGCGGCCCCGCCACCTCGGGCAGCGACAGGTCACCGCCCACGGCGAGCTGCCAGGCCACGGTGGTATTCCTGACGGCGATCCGGAAGAAGCGCCGGGCGAGGTTGGCGCCGCCGCGGCGAGGCATCGGCTCAGGGCTCGCGCCTCGAGCGCCTCAACCGATACGCCCTGCGTGGAGAGGGGGTTGAAGCTAGCTGCACAGCGCTTCCCCGGTGACCAGTAGGCGCGTGGGGGAGCCACCACCGTGTGGTCGCGCACTCTCCGCATCTCACACCTCCGACGCCGGATTCAGAGCGCGGGTCCTCCTGGGACTCAGCATCGCGCTCATATGCGCCCCAGGTGCCCGCCACCCCTGAACTTCCGCCATTTTTCCGTGTGTTGAGATGCCGACCGGGCCTGAGCAGTCGGGCGCCCTTGGCCTCCAGTGGTCCCCGGCCGAAGAACTGACGCCCAGTCGGATGCCGGGCTGCCTGCGTGACCGGCCACCGGGACGGCGAGCGCGAGCAGGCCCACCGAGGACGCCACCGTCCAACCGCTCACGCCGGTCGTGGCCATCGCGGAGACGATCGAAAGAAGCAACCATCCGACCACGTCGTCGATCACGCCCGCGGCAATGGTCAACTGCCCGATATTTCGGTGCAGCAGATTCATGTCCGAGGGGGCGTCTTGGCAATAGCCGGCAAGGGACTCATGCACATCGCCACACCGACGAAGAGTGCGAAGGCTCCCGATCGTTCCGCGCACATTCTTTGTCGATCGAACAAGATCTCCTTGACCCGCGCCAGAACGCCATGGGACGATTTGTTCGTCGATCGACAAAGAAAGTTGGCCCGGTCATACAGAACTCGCCTGCACGGCCATGTCGGCGAGCGGGTGCAGGACCAGGGGCCCTCAGGCCAGGCCCCACCACCGCACGCCACGGCATCTGACAGGGGAGAAGAGCATGGGCATCGAAGGCAAGACTGTGTTGGTGACAGGGGCCAATCGCGGCATCGGAAAGGCGCTGGTCGCCGAGGCCCTCGCTCGGGGGGCGGCACGGGTCTACGCCGGCACGCGCCAGCCCTTGGCCGACGCCGACGCGCGGGTGACGCCCCTGACGCTGGACATCACCGACGCCGCACAGATCCAGGCGGCCGCCGGACAGGTCGAGTCGCTCGACATCCTCATCAACAACGCCGGCATCATGCTTCCCGACATCCCGTTCGACCCCGCCATTCTCGAACGCCATATGGCGGTCAACTTTCACGGCACCAACGCCGTGACCCAGGCGTTCCAGCCCGCCCTGGTCCGTTCCGGCGGCGCCATCATCACCATGAACTCGGCGGCCGCGCTCTCACCCCTGCCGCCTTTCCCGTCCTACTCGATCTCGAAGTCGGCCCTGTTCTCCCTGACGAGGACGATGCGCGCGTTCCTGGCCGGGCAGGGCGTCAGTGTCCACGCGGTCCTGGCCGGCCCCATCGACACTGACATGACGCGCCAACTCCCCATCCCCAAGTCGTCCCCCGAATCTGCCGCCCAGGCCATCTTCGACGCGGTGGACAAGGGGGAGGAGGACATCTTCCCCGACGCCACGATGGCGCCCATGACCGACATGTGGCGCAACGGCCCGGACAAGATCCTTGAGCGCCAGTTCGCCGAACTCGCGCAGGGAGCGCCCCCGGCGTGAGCTGGGCAACAACGGCAGGGGGAAGCAGAGAGTCGTAACAACCGGACCGCCCCACCCCCCCCGGGGGGCGGTCCGCCCATCCCGGGCAAGCACGGGGTACGAACGAAGGATCTCCCGCGGGTGCCTGCGCCCGCCGGGCTGTGCCGGGCGTGGAGCAAGCAAGGGCACCGGTACCCGGTTGCGACGTCCCGGTCACCGGATGCGCCGTGGCCGTGAGCGGTCGCCAGCGATGATCGTGCAGCGTCCCGGTGTGGCGCCGGGCCGGCGGCACGGTGCGCTCCCTGGTCGGCTGCGAACCTCCCGGCTCCCCGCCGCTGCCGCTCCGAGGACCTGGGCATCACCTGTCAGCCCGATGAGACCGCTGCGGCCATATTTGGAAGCAACCATCGCCTCACCTGAGGCGATCGCGGCGATGAGCGCTCTTCCCGACCGTGGGGAAGAACGCGTCCGCTGCGTCTTGACGGCCCTCGGCGGGAAAGCAGGCCTGGGCTGCGGGTGCTCCCGCACCTCACCCAGCTTCCGACGCCGACCGGTCAACCGCCGAACTCCGGCGCGCACCGCGCCGTTGGCACCCGCCATCGGCACCGCCCGCAACTGCTCCTTCAGCCGAGCCCGCGTTCACATCACCTCAGCCCGCTCGGCGGGCTCCATCGGTTCTGCCGCGCCGCGCACCAGGCCACGCGGTCCACGTGCGCGGCGTCCGCCTGTAGTGGCCTGAAACCGCGAAACCGCTCCCGCACATGCACCTCTCACCAGCGACGGCATCTGCCGACACAACAACAAGCAACTCAGCAAAACGGGGGGATGGAACATGACAGACCGACCTGCATCGGCGACGAGAAGGTACGACACGCAACCACGATGGTGGCGCCGTCGAACTGGGATCTTCCTCGCGGTACTGGCCCTGGCGGCAGCGACGGTGTATAGCCTCCCGAAGACCACAGCGGACGCGGCCACCGCGGTGACAAAGGCCCAAGAATGGCCGATGTTCGGCCAAAATCCCAACAACACGGCGAGCGTCCCGGTCGATCAGCACAGCCAGATCACGACGACCAACGCAGGCACCCTCGCAAAGAAGTGGACGTTCACGACCGGCGGCGATGTGTCGGCGCGTGCCGCCGTGACCCGTGGCTCCGTGTACTTCCCCGACTGGTCCGGGCACCTGTACGCGGTCAAGGCCAACAGCGGCCGGCTCATCTGGTCCCGGGACATCCTGACGGACTATCTGCCGGGCGTTTTCCCCAATCCGCCCGCCAAGGTGGTCTCCCGCACCACGCCCTACGTCGACCCGAGCACCAACACGATGTACATCGGCACCCAGCAAGGCGCCTGGCTCCTCGCCATCGACATCACCACCGGTGCCCTCCGTTGGAAGACCCAACTCGACACCCATCCATACGCGATCGACACCGCATCACCGATCGTCTACCAGGGCGTGCTCTACGTCGGGGTCTCCTCGACCGAAGAGACCGCGGCCGACAACCCCAGCTACCCCTGCTGCAGCTTCCGCGGCAGCGTGGTCGCGCTGAACGCGAGCACGGGAGCCCTGAAGTGGAAGACCTCCACGGTACCGACCGGATACACCGGTGGCGCCGTCTGGAGCAGCACCGTCGTCCCGGACCCGGCCAGGGGTGTCGTGTACACCACCACCGGCAACAACTACAGCACGCCGACTGCGCCTGCCTACACGTCCTGCATCAGCAGCGGCGGCACTCAGGAATCGTGCCTGTCCCCGGACGACCATTTCGACTCAATCGTCGCCTTGCATATGACGGACGGGTCGGTCGCGTGGTCACAACGCCTGTCCAACGGTGACGACTGGAATCTGGCGTGCCTGTCCGGGCCCCCCGGACCGAACTGCCCTCAGCCGACAGGCTCCGACTACGACTTCGGCAGCGGCGTCAACCTCTTCACCATCCAAACGGCCAGCGGCCCCAAGACTGTCCTCGGCGCTGGCCAAAAGAGCGGCCTCTATGCCGCCTTCGACCCCGACCGCAACGGTGCGGTCCTGTGGGCCACCCAGGTTGGGCCAGGCGGGCCACTCGGCGGGATCCAGTGGGGTTCCGCTACGGACGGCAACCGGATCTACGTAGCCATATCCAACTACCAGGGCCAGACCTACACCCTCCAGCCATCGGGTCAGACAACCAGTCACGGCTCATGGAGCGCACTGGACCCGGCGACCGGGAGAATCCTCTGGCAGACCCCGGACCCGGGCGGAGCCTCGGATCAGGGGCCGCTGGCCGTGACTAACGGCGTCGTGTTCGCCCCCTCGATGGCCGGTGCCGGCAACAACATGTTCGCGCTCAACGCCGCCACCGGCACCATCCTCTGGAGCTTCGCCTCCGGCGGATCTGTGCTCGCGGGAGCCGCGATCGCCAACGGCACCGTCTTCTGGGGTTCCGGCTACAGCAACATCCCCGGATTCACCGGCAACAACAAGTTCTACGCATTTAAGACGTGTGCCGCGCGGCGGTGTTGACGGCGTCAGCCCGTCGAGGCCTCTGCGCGGCCGCCGACGCCATCACACCACCGGGGAAGGGCATGGAGAAAATCGTCCCCCTCGGGCGGGTCGCCTGGCACTCGGCTGACACCGACGCCCGCCGCACGAGCGGCTCCCGACGTCAGTGACGAAGGCGGCTCCAGGTCCGCAGGCGCCCACGCGCCGGCACCCGGAGCCGCCCTCCGCAGTCTTTGACCAGGTCGCCAGTCGAACGTTCCACATCCGGCCGAACCAGCTCTCACGGACCGCCGCAGTGCCCGCCACCGCTGCACGCTCGCCGCAGCTGCGACACGTGATGGCCGCCACCGGCCTCGACGGGGGCCGGTGGGCCGGAGCGACCGCTGGCGTGGATGAGCCCGTGGCGACGGGGGCGCGCCACGGGCAATGACGTAATCGTCGCATCTGCGGCACGGGCCGACACGCAGCCTGAGGCACCGGGCTAGATGGCAGCCTTGTCGCGAACCTGGCGAGCGCCTCAGGATGATCCCCGCGTATTGAGCTGGTGGGCACATGTCGAGGGACCCGGCGTTGGATGTCGGCGAAGTTGACGCCGGATGCGGTGGCCCGGATCAGGACCTCTCCCGGGCCTGGGCTCAGTACTGGCGCGTCGGCGATCAGGCGCAGGTCCTGCGGGCCGCTCAGCGACGTCTGCCGCACGCATGATCGTGGGAATGTTCATGATGATCGCCTCTGTTTTGTTTATCGAACGACCAGCCATGCGCTCATAGCCCCCGAAGCAGGTCAAGGTAAACTTGATCGAACGACAAAAATGAGGAAAAGGCATTCTGATGGCCACTCGCGGCAGGCCGCGCACATTCGACCCGGACACCGCCCTGCACCAGGCGCTGGAGCTGTTCTGGGAACGGGGCTACGAGGGCACCTCGCTCAACGACCTGGCCCAGGCCATGGGAATCGCCTCGGCCAGCATCTACGCGTGCTTCGGAAGCAAGGAGGACCTGTTCCGGCAGGTCATGGCGCTCTACGGCACGACCTCAGGTGAGCGGCCCAGGCGCGCGCTGCGCGAACAGCCGACCGCGCGCGCCGCGTTCCACGCCATGCTGCGCGCCGCCGCCGATGAGATCACCCGTCCGGACGCGCCGCCCGGCTGCATGCTCATCCTGGCCGCGCCCACCGGCGCCGTTGAGAACCACGCGGTCCGGGAGTTCCTGGCCGACCTCCGGCGCGACATGCTCAGCACCAACAAAGACCGGCTCGCCCGCGGCGTCACCGACGGCGACCTCGCCGTGCCGCCCGCCAGCCTCGACGCCATCGCCCGCTACTACACCACCGTGGTGCAAGGCCTATCCGTACAAGCCCGTGACGGCGCCACTCGCGCCGAGCTGGAAACGGTCATCACCTGCGCGATGGCCGCTTGGGACACGCTCACCTCCGCGCCGTCACACCCAGCGAGCTAGATATAACCACCGGCAAGCCGGACGACGTTGGCCCAGGCGGCTTGAGGCGGCCCCACTCTGTCCCCCGAGCCGGTCACGGACGGGGCCGACTGAAGACGCCTCGGAGCCGGCTTCACAAACCGGGGCCCGCTGGAGTCGCCTTGGTGGGGCCGGACGGATGAAGGCGCCGTAGCCACCCGCAGCGGCCGTCTACGCTCTCGGCATGCAGCGCAGCGATGTCACGCGGGACGGCGGCACGTGGATCGGCCTGTCCCTGGACATAGAGGACCGCCACCCGCCGGGGCTGTGCGTGTTCAGTGCCGGGCTGCGACTGCTGGTCTCCCAACTGTCGCAGCCTGTACTGCTCGCCATTGTCGACGAACACCTCCAGGGCGTGGACTTCTGGCGCACGGATGAGTACCGCTCCTTCGTCCCGCCGTTGCGTGCGGATGTGGGGCGCGCTCTGGCGGGCAGCCCGGAACGGTGGGCTCACCGATTCGCGCAGTACCTCATCGACTCGCCGGACAGCCCGTTGCAC contains:
- a CDS encoding alpha/beta fold hydrolase, which produces MTTSSIRERELRVAGIRTVLRESGPADDREAVVFLHGSPGSSADWIGLLDSIGGKCRAVAWDAPGFGRAAKPSDFPHAVEGHAAFIGTALDTLGIDHAHLVVHDFGGPWGLTWAAAHPERFASAVLIDTGVLFGYRWHALARIWRTPVLGELFMATATRPTFRALLRRGNPRGLPREFMDRMYDDFDRRTRRAVLRLYRATDAAAATGPLSAVLRPLRRPALVIWGAHDPYLPVAQAEIQRRTFPDAELVILDESGHWPFMDAPEAVAAAVTKFVQHAAGH
- a CDS encoding SDR family NAD(P)-dependent oxidoreductase → MGIEGKTVLVTGANRGIGKALVAEALARGAARVYAGTRQPLADADARVTPLTLDITDAAQIQAAAGQVESLDILINNAGIMLPDIPFDPAILERHMAVNFHGTNAVTQAFQPALVRSGGAIITMNSAAALSPLPPFPSYSISKSALFSLTRTMRAFLAGQGVSVHAVLAGPIDTDMTRQLPIPKSSPESAAQAIFDAVDKGEEDIFPDATMAPMTDMWRNGPDKILERQFAELAQGAPPA
- a CDS encoding outer membrane protein assembly factor BamB family protein — its product is MFGQNPNNTASVPVDQHSQITTTNAGTLAKKWTFTTGGDVSARAAVTRGSVYFPDWSGHLYAVKANSGRLIWSRDILTDYLPGVFPNPPAKVVSRTTPYVDPSTNTMYIGTQQGAWLLAIDITTGALRWKTQLDTHPYAIDTASPIVYQGVLYVGVSSTEETAADNPSYPCCSFRGSVVALNASTGALKWKTSTVPTGYTGGAVWSSTVVPDPARGVVYTTTGNNYSTPTAPAYTSCISSGGTQESCLSPDDHFDSIVALHMTDGSVAWSQRLSNGDDWNLACLSGPPGPNCPQPTGSDYDFGSGVNLFTIQTASGPKTVLGAGQKSGLYAAFDPDRNGAVLWATQVGPGGPLGGIQWGSATDGNRIYVAISNYQGQTYTLQPSGQTTSHGSWSALDPATGRILWQTPDPGGASDQGPLAVTNGVVFAPSMAGAGNNMFALNAATGTILWSFASGGSVLAGAAIANGTVFWGSGYSNIPGFTGNNKFYAFKTCAARRC
- a CDS encoding TetR/AcrR family transcriptional regulator, whose translation is MATRGRPRTFDPDTALHQALELFWERGYEGTSLNDLAQAMGIASASIYACFGSKEDLFRQVMALYGTTSGERPRRALREQPTARAAFHAMLRAAADEITRPDAPPGCMLILAAPTGAVENHAVREFLADLRRDMLSTNKDRLARGVTDGDLAVPPASLDAIARYYTTVVQGLSVQARDGATRAELETVITCAMAAWDTLTSAPSHPAS